A region from the Devosia lucknowensis genome encodes:
- a CDS encoding Lrp/AsnC family transcriptional regulator: MPEMLDAIDRRILRALQRNGRMSNVELASAVGLSPSPCLRRVKLLEEKGVIDQYVAVLDAPKLGLGLTVFARIWFKTQDAETTNQFAETVRKFPEVAECYLTTGECDAIMRIVTKDLHAYWRFQSDYLMRIPSVQSVKTDVPMETIKATRELPL; encoded by the coding sequence ATGCCAGAAATGCTGGATGCCATCGATCGCCGTATTCTTCGCGCCCTGCAACGCAATGGCCGCATGTCCAATGTCGAACTGGCCAGTGCCGTGGGCCTGTCGCCTTCGCCGTGCCTGAGGCGGGTGAAGCTGCTCGAGGAAAAAGGCGTGATCGACCAGTATGTCGCCGTGCTCGATGCGCCCAAGTTGGGTCTCGGCCTCACCGTATTTGCGCGCATCTGGTTCAAGACACAGGACGCCGAAACCACCAATCAGTTTGCCGAAACGGTTCGCAAGTTTCCCGAAGTGGCCGAATGCTATCTCACCACCGGCGAATGCGACGCCATCATGCGCATCGTGACCAAGGATCTCCATGCCTACTGGCGATTTCAATCGGACTACCTGATGCGTATTCCAAGCGTGCAGAGCGTCAAGACCGACGTGCCCATGGAAACGATCAAGGCGACGCGGGAGCTGCCGCTATGA
- a CDS encoding DedA family protein translates to MTDWIIQTITELGYVGIFLVMLAESLFPPIPSELIIPFAGFAAANGDLNLFGVLATATVGAVVGMLPWYFAGRFFGLSRVRWLADRFGRFMAMNSDEIDIAVSWFKRYGPIIVLFGRLVPLIRTLISIPAGLSRMPLSLFLVASTLGALIWNTFLTMAGFILHEHYHVIEVVLDPLSYVVLALVVLIYLFRVVTWKPSRVSNEPAE, encoded by the coding sequence ATGACTGATTGGATCATCCAGACCATAACCGAGCTGGGCTATGTCGGGATTTTCCTTGTCATGCTGGCGGAATCGCTGTTTCCGCCGATACCGTCCGAGTTGATCATTCCCTTTGCCGGCTTTGCCGCCGCCAATGGCGATCTCAATCTCTTCGGCGTTCTCGCCACCGCCACGGTCGGCGCGGTCGTCGGCATGCTGCCCTGGTATTTTGCGGGACGGTTCTTCGGCCTCTCCCGCGTGCGCTGGCTGGCGGACCGGTTCGGGCGCTTCATGGCGATGAATTCGGACGAAATCGACATTGCCGTCAGCTGGTTCAAGCGCTACGGGCCGATCATCGTCCTGTTCGGCCGTCTGGTGCCGCTGATCCGAACGCTGATCTCGATCCCCGCCGGGCTCTCGCGCATGCCGCTCAGCCTCTTTCTCGTGGCGTCGACGCTGGGTGCGCTGATCTGGAATACCTTCCTCACCATGGCCGGCTTCATTCTCCACGAGCACTACCACGTCATCGAAGTTGTGCTCGATCCGCTCAGCTACGTGGTCCTGGCCCTGGTCGTGCTGATCTACCTCTTCCGCGTCGTCACCTGGAAGCCGAGCCGCGTCAGCAACGAGCCGGCCGAATAG
- a CDS encoding type II toxin-antitoxin system Phd/YefM family antitoxin — protein MKVSVKAAEANLSELIDAALSGEEVVIDKDSSTAVRIVPVQQSMPFKFGLLAGKVGEVPDFLEPMSEEDLAAWEGAA, from the coding sequence ATGAAGGTTTCCGTAAAAGCTGCTGAAGCAAACCTGAGCGAATTGATCGACGCCGCGCTTTCGGGCGAAGAAGTCGTTATCGACAAGGACAGCTCAACAGCCGTAAGAATCGTGCCGGTCCAGCAGTCTATGCCGTTCAAATTTGGGCTGCTGGCGGGTAAAGTTGGTGAAGTGCCCGACTTTCTCGAGCCCATGAGCGAGGAAGATCTCGCAGCATGGGAAGGCGCGGCTTGA
- the typA gene encoding translational GTPase TypA, protein MSLRNIAIIAHVDHGKTTLIDVLLKQSGSFRENERVEERAMDSNDIERERGITILAKVTSLLWKDTRINIVDTPGHADFGGEVERILSMVDGVVILVDAAEGPMPQTKFVLGKALAQGLRPIVAINKIDKSDERHLEVLEEIFDLFIALDASPEQLDFPVLYGSAKQGWMALEPEGPKETLAPLLDKVVEHVPEPSVEEGAFRMLVTTIERNPFLGRILTGRITSGSVKANDPIHTLNREGKEVEKGRVSKVLAFRGLERTPVDVGEAGDIVAIAGLVTSTVADTLCATSVTQPIAAKPIDPPTLSVTFRINDGPLAGREGDKVQSRVIRERLMREAEGNVAIRVTPGDDNDSYDVAGRGELQLAVLIENMRREGFELTIGRPKVLFKEENGVTLEPVEEVIIDVDDEHTGTVVQKLTERKGELTDMRPSGVGRTRIQLLVPTRSLIGYQPELLSDTRGTAIFNRLFHSFVPYKGELPGRRTGVLISNGTGQSVAYALWNLEERGPMMIDAGVDVYEGMIIGEHSRENDLEVNPLKGKQLTNIRTTSKDEAVRLTTPKKLTLEQSLGYIAEDEYVEVTPKSIRLRKIWLDPNDRKRMSRAAKSA, encoded by the coding sequence ATGTCCCTGCGCAATATCGCCATCATCGCCCACGTTGACCATGGCAAGACCACGCTGATCGACGTTCTGCTCAAGCAGTCGGGCTCCTTCCGCGAAAATGAACGCGTCGAAGAGCGCGCCATGGACAGCAACGATATCGAGCGCGAGCGCGGCATCACTATCCTGGCCAAGGTCACGTCGCTGCTCTGGAAAGACACGCGCATCAATATCGTCGACACGCCCGGCCACGCTGACTTCGGCGGCGAAGTGGAGCGCATCCTGTCCATGGTCGATGGCGTGGTGATCCTGGTCGATGCGGCTGAAGGCCCGATGCCGCAGACCAAGTTCGTGCTCGGCAAGGCGCTGGCCCAGGGCCTGCGTCCGATCGTTGCCATCAATAAGATCGACAAGTCCGACGAACGCCACCTCGAAGTGCTCGAAGAGATTTTTGATCTCTTTATCGCCCTCGATGCGTCGCCCGAGCAGCTGGACTTCCCAGTTTTGTACGGTTCGGCCAAGCAGGGCTGGATGGCGCTGGAGCCCGAAGGCCCCAAGGAAACGCTGGCGCCGCTGCTCGACAAGGTCGTCGAACACGTGCCCGAGCCATCAGTGGAGGAAGGCGCCTTCCGCATGCTGGTGACCACCATCGAACGCAATCCGTTCCTTGGCCGTATCCTCACCGGCCGCATCACCTCGGGCTCCGTCAAGGCAAACGACCCCATCCACACGCTCAATCGTGAAGGCAAGGAAGTCGAAAAGGGCCGCGTTTCCAAGGTTCTGGCATTCCGCGGCCTCGAACGCACCCCGGTCGATGTCGGCGAAGCCGGCGACATCGTCGCCATTGCCGGTCTCGTGACCTCCACCGTGGCTGATACGCTTTGCGCCACCTCGGTGACTCAGCCGATCGCCGCCAAGCCGATCGATCCCCCGACCCTGTCGGTCACCTTCCGCATCAATGACGGCCCGCTGGCCGGCCGCGAGGGCGACAAGGTGCAGTCCCGCGTCATCCGCGAACGCCTGATGCGCGAAGCCGAGGGCAATGTCGCCATCCGCGTCACCCCCGGCGACGACAACGACTCTTACGACGTGGCCGGTCGCGGCGAACTTCAGCTCGCCGTTCTGATCGAAAATATGCGTCGCGAAGGTTTTGAGCTCACCATCGGCCGCCCGAAGGTGCTGTTCAAGGAAGAGAACGGCGTCACCCTCGAGCCGGTCGAAGAAGTCATCATCGACGTCGATGACGAGCACACCGGCACCGTGGTGCAGAAGCTGACCGAGCGGAAGGGCGAGCTGACCGACATGCGTCCGTCGGGCGTCGGCCGTACCCGCATCCAGCTCCTCGTTCCGACCCGCTCGCTGATCGGCTATCAGCCGGAACTGCTGTCCGATACCCGCGGCACGGCGATCTTCAACCGCCTGTTCCACTCCTTCGTCCCCTATAAGGGCGAACTGCCGGGCCGTCGCACCGGCGTCCTGATCTCCAACGGCACCGGCCAGTCGGTGGCATATGCCCTCTGGAACCTCGAAGAGCGTGGCCCGATGATGATCGATGCCGGCGTCGACGTCTACGAAGGCATGATCATCGGCGAGCATTCCCGCGAGAACGACCTCGAGGTCAACCCGCTCAAGGGCAAGCAGCTCACCAATATCCGCACCACGTCCAAGGACGAAGCGGTGCGTCTAACCACCCCGAAAAAGCTGACCCTCGAACAGTCGCTCGGCTATATCGCCGAAGACGAGTATGTCGAAGTGACGCCCAAGTCGATCCGCCTGCGCAAGATCTGGCTCGACCCGAACGATCGCAAGCGCATGAGCCGCGCCGCCAAGTCGGCCTGA
- a CDS encoding LysE family translocator, producing the protein MPAFIPDISVILTFALAGFVLAVTPGPDMALFVSRTMNFGRAHGFAAVLGTSTGIAVHTTLVAFGISVLIVAAPAAFWALKIIGALYLVWLAIQAIRSGGGLLVTRAGGRQPSLLQSYMTGLAINLTNPKVALFFVTFLPQFISADDPAAASKLLFLGVEFIIVSLPVVIATVLFAEWLTTTLRDNQWVSKALNWSFAAVFIAFAATILLAEGRKS; encoded by the coding sequence ATGCCCGCTTTCATTCCCGATATTTCGGTCATCCTCACTTTTGCGCTAGCCGGCTTTGTCCTGGCCGTCACGCCGGGGCCCGACATGGCGCTGTTCGTTTCGCGCACCATGAATTTCGGACGCGCACACGGCTTTGCCGCCGTTCTGGGCACCAGTACCGGCATTGCCGTGCACACGACGCTCGTCGCCTTCGGGATATCCGTGCTGATCGTGGCGGCCCCGGCGGCCTTCTGGGCCCTCAAGATCATCGGCGCGCTTTACCTAGTATGGCTTGCCATCCAGGCGATCCGTTCGGGCGGCGGGCTTCTGGTGACGCGGGCCGGTGGCAGGCAGCCCAGCCTGCTGCAAAGCTATATGACCGGCCTCGCCATCAACCTCACCAATCCCAAGGTGGCGCTGTTCTTCGTGACCTTCCTGCCCCAATTCATCTCCGCCGATGACCCGGCGGCGGCCAGCAAACTGCTGTTCCTGGGCGTCGAATTCATCATCGTATCGCTCCCCGTGGTCATCGCCACCGTGCTCTTCGCCGAATGGCTGACGACGACGCTGCGCGACAATCAATGGGTGTCCAAGGCGCTCAACTGGAGCTTTGCCGCCGTCTTCATCGCCTTCGCCGCCACCATCCTGCTCGCCGAAGGCCGCAAGTCTTGA
- a CDS encoding 23S rRNA (adenine(2030)-N(6))-methyltransferase RlmJ, whose protein sequence is MNYRHAFHAGNFADVVKHTILTRILTYLMKKDAAFRVIDTHAGLGIYDLFGDQAEKTGEWQDGIGRLIHVKLPQDVADLLAPYLDAVRARNPDGKLRFYPGSPFITRHMLRDQDRLMAFELHPMDADRLRQNFAGDFQTRVTELDAWKLFGTHLPPKEKRGLVLVDPPFEEKGEFSRMVKSLVQGHQRWPGGIYAYWYPIKDVAEVDAYIKALKATGIPKILRIELTIRPPSEPPRLHGTGMVVVNPPYVLDEEMRAVLPALTDLLSEERRGRWRVDWVAGE, encoded by the coding sequence TTGAATTACCGCCACGCCTTTCATGCCGGCAACTTTGCCGATGTCGTGAAGCACACCATCCTCACCCGCATCCTCACCTACCTGATGAAAAAGGATGCCGCCTTCCGGGTGATCGACACCCATGCGGGGCTTGGCATCTACGACCTCTTCGGGGACCAGGCGGAAAAGACCGGCGAATGGCAGGACGGCATCGGCCGGCTGATTCACGTGAAACTTCCGCAGGATGTGGCGGACCTGCTCGCGCCCTATCTCGACGCGGTGCGGGCACGTAATCCGGACGGAAAGTTGCGCTTCTATCCGGGCTCGCCTTTCATCACGCGGCATATGCTGCGCGACCAGGACCGGCTGATGGCCTTCGAGCTGCACCCGATGGATGCCGATCGCCTGAGGCAGAACTTCGCCGGGGATTTCCAGACGCGCGTCACCGAGCTCGATGCCTGGAAGCTGTTCGGCACCCATCTGCCCCCCAAAGAAAAGCGCGGCCTCGTGCTGGTCGATCCGCCTTTCGAGGAGAAGGGCGAATTTTCGCGCATGGTCAAAAGTCTGGTGCAGGGCCATCAACGCTGGCCTGGCGGCATTTACGCCTATTGGTATCCGATCAAGGACGTTGCCGAAGTCGACGCCTATATCAAGGCGCTCAAGGCGACAGGCATCCCCAAAATCCTGCGGATCGAACTGACCATTCGCCCGCCATCAGAGCCGCCGCGCCTCCATGGTACAGGCATGGTCGTGGTCAACCCGCCCTATGTCTTGGACGAAGAAATGCGGGCGGTACTGCCGGCGCTTACGGATTTGCTCAGTGAAGAGCGGCGCGGACGCTGGCGCGTGGATTGGGTGGCTGGGGAGTAG
- a CDS encoding GFA family protein has product MTGPVSGGCRCGAVRFTATGVPYRVGICHCLDCRRFHGALFHASAIFPADAVTIAGETRHLENRHFCGLCGSPVFSVSGDEVEISLGCLDGPDQYVPTYEIWTIRRESWLPPFPVARRYERNRTVPGRSEP; this is encoded by the coding sequence ATGACAGGGCCGGTTTCCGGAGGCTGCCGCTGCGGCGCCGTGCGGTTTACCGCAACCGGTGTCCCCTATCGGGTGGGCATCTGTCATTGCCTCGACTGTCGCCGGTTTCACGGCGCGCTTTTTCATGCCTCCGCCATCTTTCCCGCGGATGCCGTGACGATAGCCGGGGAGACCCGGCACCTCGAGAACCGCCACTTCTGCGGCCTTTGTGGGTCGCCTGTCTTCTCGGTCAGCGGCGATGAGGTCGAAATCAGCCTCGGTTGCCTCGACGGGCCCGATCAGTATGTGCCGACATACGAAATCTGGACCATCAGGCGCGAATCCTGGCTTCCACCCTTCCCGGTGGCGCGCCGCTATGAGCGCAATCGCACCGTCCCTGGGCGCAGCGAGCCCTAG
- the rlmN gene encoding 23S rRNA (adenine(2503)-C(2))-methyltransferase RlmN: MSIALNLDHSTAIRPAPAARPSLIGLSKAGLAEALVGHEVVSEKEGRMRASQLWNWLYVNGVTDFDRMTNVAKPVRQKLADTFNLDRPEIVTEQVSVDGTRKWLFRFRDPQNPHMPPVEVETVYIPESDRGTLCVSSQVGCTLTCSFCHTGTQKLVRNLTAGEILGQILMARERLGDFPGGSRPDDGGLVPSGETRAITNIVMMGMGEPLYNYDNVKQALLIASAGDGMSISKRRITLSTSGVVPYIEPTGREIDVMLAISLHAVRDDLRDVLVPINKKWPLKELLEACRNYPGLSNARRITFEYVMLDGINDSDAEAKELVRLLAGIPAKINLIPFNPWPGSNYGTSPSSRIERFADIVNKAGYASPVRTPRGRDIFAACGQLKSESERLTKKDREALLAL; encoded by the coding sequence ATGTCCATAGCGCTGAACCTTGACCATTCGACCGCCATTCGCCCGGCTCCTGCCGCGCGGCCGTCGCTGATCGGCCTTTCCAAGGCCGGCCTTGCCGAGGCGCTGGTCGGCCACGAGGTGGTCTCGGAAAAAGAAGGTCGGATGCGCGCCAGCCAGCTCTGGAACTGGCTCTACGTCAACGGCGTCACCGATTTCGACCGCATGACCAATGTGGCCAAGCCGGTTCGCCAGAAGCTTGCCGATACCTTCAACCTCGATCGCCCGGAAATCGTCACCGAACAGGTGTCGGTCGACGGCACCCGCAAGTGGCTGTTCCGCTTCCGCGACCCGCAGAACCCCCACATGCCGCCGGTGGAAGTGGAAACGGTCTATATTCCCGAAAGCGATCGCGGGACGCTGTGCGTGTCCTCGCAGGTGGGCTGCACGCTGACCTGTTCGTTCTGCCATACCGGCACCCAGAAGCTGGTGCGCAACCTGACAGCCGGGGAAATCCTGGGGCAGATCCTCATGGCGCGCGAGCGCCTCGGCGATTTCCCGGGTGGTTCGCGCCCCGACGACGGTGGCCTCGTGCCATCGGGGGAAACCCGCGCCATCACCAATATCGTCATGATGGGCATGGGCGAGCCGCTCTACAATTACGACAACGTCAAGCAGGCGCTGCTGATCGCCTCGGCCGGCGATGGCATGTCCATTTCCAAGCGCCGTATCACGCTCTCGACCTCGGGCGTCGTGCCCTATATCGAGCCCACCGGCCGTGAAATCGACGTCATGCTGGCCATTTCGCTGCATGCTGTGCGCGACGATCTGCGCGACGTGCTGGTGCCGATCAACAAGAAGTGGCCGCTCAAGGAGCTTTTGGAAGCCTGCCGCAATTACCCCGGCCTTTCCAACGCCCGCCGCATCACCTTCGAATATGTGATGCTCGATGGCATCAACGACAGTGACGCCGAGGCCAAGGAACTGGTGCGCCTGCTGGCCGGTATCCCGGCCAAGATCAATCTCATCCCGTTCAACCCCTGGCCCGGTTCGAACTACGGCACCTCGCCAAGCTCACGCATCGAGCGCTTCGCCGATATCGTGAACAAGGCCGGTTATGCCTCCCCCGTGCGCACGCCGCGCGGCCGCGATATCTTCGCCGCCTGTGGGCAATTGAAGAGCGAAAGCGAACGTCTGACCAAGAAGGACCGCGAGGCCCTGCTGGCGCTGTAG
- a CDS encoding type II toxin-antitoxin system VapC family toxin: MGRRGLSRVLLDTHVWAWSLADDKRLSSRAFDAIAAAEAVSVSAISLYEIGQKVRLGKWPEMEPHFLDLDKFAARQGVELLAVWPSACLVGAAFQWNHRDPFDRIIGATALVGEYTLISADMIFDELADYPGWQGRLW, encoded by the coding sequence ATGGGAAGGCGCGGCTTGAGCCGGGTTTTGCTGGACACCCATGTTTGGGCTTGGTCTCTAGCGGACGACAAGCGACTTTCCTCCCGAGCTTTTGACGCTATTGCAGCGGCTGAAGCAGTTTCCGTGAGCGCAATTAGCTTATACGAGATTGGACAAAAGGTTCGTTTGGGCAAGTGGCCCGAGATGGAGCCACATTTTTTGGACTTGGATAAGTTTGCTGCTCGCCAAGGCGTGGAGTTACTTGCCGTGTGGCCCTCGGCGTGTCTGGTTGGGGCAGCCTTTCAATGGAACCACCGAGATCCATTCGATCGAATTATAGGGGCTACGGCGCTTGTTGGAGAATACACGCTTATTTCTGCCGATATGATTTTCGATGAGCTTGCAGACTATCCCGGATGGCAGGGGCGCCTCTGGTAG
- a CDS encoding argininosuccinate synthase encodes MANEIKKVVLAYSGGLDTSIILKWLQETYNCEVVTFTADLGQGEELEPARKKAEMFGIKDIRIEDLREEFVRDFVFPMFRANTVYEGQYLLGTSIARPLISKRLVEIAQEVGADAISHGATGKGNDQVRFELTANALDPSIKVIAPWREWDLRSRTQLLDYAERNQIPIAKDKRGEAPFSVDANLLHTSSEGMVLEDPGVPFPDYVPQRTVDPEKAPDEAEIITIGYEKGDPVSINGEKLSPAALLTRLNELGGRHGVGRLDLVENRFVGMKSRGLYETPGGTILLVAHRGIESITLDRGEAHLKDELMPKYAELIYNGFWFSPEREMLQALIDRSQDYVTGEVTVKLYKGSASVIARTSPHSLYNMDLVTFEEGAIAYDHKDAAGFIRLNGLRLKTWAARNMKAQG; translated from the coding sequence ATGGCAAACGAGATCAAGAAAGTCGTGCTGGCCTATTCGGGTGGCCTCGACACCTCCATCATCCTCAAATGGCTGCAGGAAACCTACAATTGCGAGGTCGTGACCTTCACGGCCGACTTGGGGCAGGGCGAGGAGCTGGAGCCGGCGCGCAAGAAGGCCGAGATGTTCGGCATCAAGGATATCCGCATCGAGGACCTGCGCGAGGAATTCGTGCGCGACTTCGTGTTCCCGATGTTCCGCGCCAACACGGTCTATGAAGGCCAATACCTGCTCGGCACCTCCATCGCCCGTCCGCTGATCTCCAAGCGCCTCGTCGAAATCGCCCAGGAAGTGGGCGCCGATGCGATCTCGCATGGCGCGACCGGCAAGGGCAATGACCAGGTGCGGTTCGAGCTGACCGCCAACGCGCTCGATCCTTCGATCAAGGTGATTGCGCCTTGGCGCGAGTGGGACCTTCGAAGCCGCACCCAGCTGCTCGACTATGCCGAGCGCAACCAGATCCCGATCGCCAAGGACAAGCGCGGCGAAGCGCCGTTCTCGGTCGATGCCAACCTGCTCCACACCTCGTCGGAAGGCATGGTTCTCGAAGATCCGGGCGTGCCCTTCCCCGACTACGTGCCGCAGCGCACGGTCGATCCGGAAAAGGCCCCCGACGAGGCCGAGATCATCACCATCGGCTATGAAAAGGGCGATCCGGTCTCGATCAATGGCGAAAAGCTGTCGCCCGCAGCGCTTCTGACCAGGCTCAACGAGCTCGGCGGCAGGCATGGCGTCGGTCGTCTCGATCTGGTCGAGAACCGTTTCGTCGGCATGAAGTCGCGCGGGCTCTACGAAACGCCGGGTGGCACCATCCTCCTCGTGGCGCATCGCGGCATCGAATCGATCACGCTCGATCGCGGCGAGGCCCATCTCAAGGATGAGCTGATGCCCAAATATGCCGAGCTCATTTATAACGGCTTCTGGTTCTCGCCCGAACGCGAGATGCTGCAGGCCCTGATCGACAGGAGCCAGGACTATGTCACCGGCGAGGTCACGGTGAAGCTCTACAAGGGTTCGGCCAGCGTCATTGCGCGCACCTCGCCGCATTCGCTCTACAACATGGATCTCGTGACCTTCGAAGAAGGCGCGATCGCCTATGACCACAAGGATGCCGCGGGCTTCATCCGCCTCAACGGTCTCCGCCTCAAGACCTGGGCCGCACGCAACATGAAGGCGCAGGGCTAA
- a CDS encoding invasion associated locus B family protein — translation MTRILALPLAAMLSLATFLPVQAQSARVLGDFRDWSSFAADDGGGTVCFAMTKPKSVEPTPEGYSEGYLYITNRPAEDVVNEFNVVAGYTFQTGSRATASVGGQEFALFTQADAAWLDDSAEAANLAAAIRSGSTVVITGTSANGTQVVQSYSLSGATAAQQAIGAEC, via the coding sequence ATGACCCGTATCCTTGCCCTGCCGCTCGCCGCAATGCTGTCGCTGGCCACGTTCCTGCCGGTCCAGGCGCAGTCGGCGCGGGTGCTGGGCGATTTCCGGGACTGGTCGAGCTTTGCGGCCGACGATGGCGGCGGCACGGTCTGCTTTGCCATGACCAAGCCCAAGAGCGTCGAACCGACGCCGGAGGGCTACAGCGAGGGCTATCTCTACATCACCAATCGGCCTGCCGAGGATGTGGTGAACGAGTTCAACGTCGTTGCCGGCTATACTTTCCAGACGGGTTCGCGCGCCACGGCCAGCGTCGGCGGCCAGGAATTCGCGCTTTTCACCCAGGCTGACGCGGCTTGGCTCGACGACAGCGCCGAGGCGGCAAACCTTGCGGCTGCGATCCGCTCTGGTTCCACCGTCGTCATCACCGGCACTTCGGCCAATGGCACGCAGGTGGTGCAGTCCTATTCGCTGTCCGGCGCCACCGCCGCACAGCAGGCGATTGGGGCTGAGTGCTGA
- a CDS encoding putative bifunctional diguanylate cyclase/phosphodiesterase, with protein MRSDDVGKDGEVAEALLLDAALESIPYGFCVWSPQFRLLMWNKHYRDFYGFSEDAIHRGMTLEDVVHLSARLGNHPGQSPDQFYEHYTSDLLANRNGARQKAQEVVAGGRIIETAHVYSEKLGWVVTHEDITDEIARSESQQKRKLELERQNIRLDAAVNNISIGLCMMDARGRLVICNEPYARIYNLPIQLLRPGSQLEDILAHLFDMGMSTGGTKDDYIAWRREVISRREYGKNIHELNGRTILMQHHPMKDGGWVSTHEDITEQRQAEARIQHLARHDALTDLPNRIEFLEQMARVEAGLTRGEMAAVLYIDLDHFKAVNDTLGHAVGDEVIKQAAVRLWGTTRESDLLARLGGDEFAMLLRPIDGIDTAARVADRIVKAMRAPMVIGGQQIEIGASVGIAVGPGDGTTTDHLVKNADLALYKAKSEGRSTYHFFEPGMDAELQQRRSIEAGLRLAIERDELRLMFQPLLALEENRVTCVEALLRWDHDDRTISPVEFIPVAEETGLIVPIGEWVLQEACRTAASWPGDVRVAVNLSPVQFRNKDLVGQVKAALSEAGLAPTRLELEITESLILSDSESTIAALHELRGMGVRISMDDFGTGYSSLSYLRSFPFDKIKIDRSFMRDIATRSDSQAIIKAVIGLGQSLGMTTTVEGIETEEQLAMVREHGVSEIQGFLFSPPLKPKALANMLHSEAVKGQAKRRAS; from the coding sequence ATGCGCTCGGATGACGTCGGCAAGGATGGAGAGGTTGCCGAGGCTCTGCTCCTGGATGCAGCGCTGGAAAGCATTCCCTATGGCTTTTGCGTATGGTCGCCGCAGTTCCGCCTCTTGATGTGGAACAAGCATTACCGCGACTTTTACGGCTTTTCCGAAGATGCGATCCATCGCGGCATGACGCTCGAGGACGTGGTGCACCTGTCTGCGCGCCTCGGCAACCATCCGGGCCAGAGCCCGGACCAGTTCTACGAACATTATACCAGCGACCTCCTGGCCAACCGCAACGGCGCGCGGCAGAAGGCTCAGGAAGTGGTGGCCGGCGGGCGCATCATTGAAACCGCCCACGTTTATTCGGAAAAGCTCGGCTGGGTCGTCACCCACGAGGACATCACCGACGAGATCGCCCGCTCCGAGAGCCAGCAAAAGCGCAAGCTCGAGCTCGAGCGGCAGAACATCCGGCTCGATGCGGCGGTGAACAACATCTCCATCGGCCTTTGCATGATGGATGCGCGCGGGCGCCTGGTGATCTGCAACGAGCCCTATGCCCGCATCTACAATCTGCCGATCCAGCTGCTGCGGCCGGGCAGCCAGCTCGAGGACATCCTGGCGCATCTGTTCGACATGGGCATGTCGACCGGCGGCACCAAGGACGACTACATCGCCTGGCGGCGCGAGGTCATTTCCCGCCGCGAATACGGCAAGAACATCCATGAGCTGAACGGTCGCACCATTCTCATGCAGCATCATCCGATGAAGGATGGCGGCTGGGTATCGACGCATGAGGACATTACCGAGCAGCGCCAGGCCGAGGCGCGAATCCAGCACCTGGCCCGCCACGACGCCCTGACCGACCTGCCCAACCGCATCGAGTTCCTCGAGCAGATGGCGCGCGTCGAGGCCGGGCTGACGCGCGGCGAGATGGCCGCGGTGCTCTATATCGACCTCGATCATTTCAAGGCCGTCAATGATACGCTGGGCCATGCCGTTGGCGACGAGGTGATCAAGCAGGCCGCCGTACGGCTCTGGGGCACGACGCGCGAGAGCGATCTCCTGGCCCGGCTGGGCGGCGACGAATTCGCCATGCTCTTGCGCCCGATCGACGGCATCGACACGGCGGCGCGCGTCGCCGACCGCATCGTCAAGGCCATGCGCGCGCCCATGGTAATCGGCGGCCAGCAGATCGAGATCGGCGCCTCGGTCGGCATCGCCGTGGGGCCGGGCGACGGCACCACCACCGACCATCTGGTCAAGAATGCCGACCTTGCGCTCTACAAGGCCAAATCCGAAGGGCGTTCGACCTATCATTTCTTCGAGCCCGGCATGGATGCCGAACTGCAGCAGCGGCGCTCCATCGAGGCGGGGCTCAGGCTCGCCATCGAGCGCGACGAATTGCGGCTGATGTTCCAGCCGCTGCTGGCGCTGGAGGAAAACCGCGTCACCTGCGTGGAGGCGCTGCTGCGCTGGGACCACGACGATCGCACCATCTCGCCGGTGGAGTTCATTCCCGTCGCCGAGGAGACCGGTCTCATCGTGCCGATCGGGGAATGGGTATTGCAGGAAGCCTGCCGCACCGCCGCCAGCTGGCCCGGAGACGTCCGCGTCGCCGTCAATCTTTCGCCGGTGCAGTTCCGCAACAAGGATCTCGTCGGCCAGGTCAAGGCGGCGCTGAGCGAAGCCGGGCTTGCACCGACGCGGCTGGAGCTGGAAATCACCGAAAGCCTGATCCTCTCGGACAGCGAAAGCACGATCGCGGCACTGCACGAGCTGCGCGGCATGGGCGTGCGCATCTCCATGGACGATTTCGGCACCGGCTATTCGTCGCTGAGCTACCTGCGCAGCTTCCCCTTCGACAAGATCAAGATCGACCGCTCGTTCATGCGCGACATTGCCACGCGCAGCGACAGCCAGGCCATCATCAAGGCGGTCATTGGCCTCGGGCAATCGCTGGGCATGACCACGACGGTGGAAGGCATCGAGACCGAAGAACAACTGGCCATGGTGCGCGAACACGGCGTGTCCGAAATCCAGGGCTTCCTGTTCTCGCCGCCGCTCAAGCCCAAGGCGCTGGCCAACATGCTGCATTCCGAAGCCGTCAAGGGACAGGCCAAGCGCAGGGCGTCCTGA